The genomic region TAATCACTGCACCAGTTTCTGGATGTTTAACGGTTTTCTTAGTGTAACGACCATTGAGACGTTCTTCAAGAGACTCGATCATCTCTTTTCCTTCTGCGATAGAACGGATCAAGAGACCACGGTCTGTTCCACAGTCGTCCTCACGGATGATAACGTCTTGGGCAACGTCAACCAAACGACGAGTCAAGTAACCTGAGTCAGCTGTCTTAAGGGCCGTATCGGTCATACCTTTACGGGCACCGTGAGTTGAGAAGAACATTTCGAGTACTGACAAACCTTCGCGGAAGTTTGAAAGGATTGGCAATTCCATGATACGTCCGTTAGGAGCAGCCATCAGACCACGCATACCGGCAAGCTGTGAGAAGTTTGAGATATTACCACGGGCTCCAGAGTCCATCATCATAACGATTGGGTTCTTAGGATCTTGGTTGGCAATCAAACGTTTCTCTAGTTTCTCACGGGCAGCACGCCATTCAGCTGTAACAGCATTGTAACGCTCGTCGTCTGTGATCATACCACGACGGAACTGTTTTGTGATTTGTTCTACACGTTTGTGTGATTCTTCAATGATTTCAGCCTTGTCATCAACGACTGGGATATCGGCAATACCAACTGTCAATCCTGCAAGAGTTGAGTGGTGGTAACCGAGGTTCTTCATACGGTCAAGTAGAGCAGAAGTTTCTGTTGTACGGAAACGTTTGAAGATTTCAGCGATGATATTTCCAAGGTTTTTCTTCTTGAATGGAGGGTTGAGTTCAAGTTTGCTGATTGCTTCCTTGATATCTCCACCAAGTGGCAAGAAGTATTTAGCTGGAACGCCTTCTGTCAAGTTGGCATTGTTTGGTTCTTGCAAGTATGGTAGACCCTCTGGCATGATGTCGTTGAAGAGGATTTTACCAACTGTTGTAAGCAAGACCTTGTGTCTTTGCTCTTCTGTCCATGGTTTGTTGAGGCTGTCTGTTGCGATACCAACACGTGAGTGGAGGTGAACATAACCATTACGGTAAGCCATAACGGCTTCGTCACGGTCTTTGAAGACCATTCCTTCACCTTCACGGCCAGCTTCTTCCATAGTCAAGTAGTAGTTACCCAAAACCATATCCTGAGATGGGGTAACAACTGGTTTACCATCTTTCGGGTTCAAGATGTGCTCAGCAGCGAGCATGAGGATACGAGCTTCTGCTTGGGCTTCTTCTGAAAGCGGTACGTGGATGGCCATTTGGTCCCCGTCAAAGTCGGCATTGTAGGCTTCACAGACAAGTGGGTGCAAGCGAAGGGCCTTACCATCAATCAAGACTGGCTCGAAGGCTTGGATACCCAAACGGTGAAGGGTCGGTGCGCGGTTAAGAAGTACTGGGTGTTCTTTGATTACTTCTTCAAGGATATCCCAGATACGCTCGTCTCCACGTTCCACCAAGCGTTTAGCCGCTTTGACGTTTTGCACGATATCACGTGCAACGATTTCTCGCATAACGAATGGTTTAAAGAGCTCAATCGCCATTTCACGTGGCACACCACATTGGTACATCTTAAGCGTTGGACCAACGGCGATAACGGAACGTCCTGAGAAGTCAACACGTTTACCGAGCAAGTTTTGACGGAAGCGTCCTTGTTTACCTTTAAGCATATGGCTCAATGATTTCAATGGACGGCTACCTGGTCCTGTGATTGGACGACCACGACGACCATTGTCAATCAAAGCGTCAACCGCTTCTTGAAGCATACGCTTCTCATTTTGAACAATAATACCTGGTGCATTCAACTCAAGCAAACGAGCCAAACGGTTGTTACGGTTGATAACACGGCGGTAAAGGTCATTCAAGTCAGATGAGGCAAAACGGCCACCATCCAACTGCAACATTGGACGAAGATCTGGTGGAATAACCGGAAGGATGTTGAGAATCATCCATTCAGGTTTGTTTCCAGACTTGTAAAAGGCATCCAAAACATCCAAACGACGGATAGCTTTGACACGTTTTTGTCCAGTAGCTGTTTTCAACTCTTCTTTGAGTTCAGCAATTTCTTTTTCAAGATCTACTTGTTTTAGAAGGTCTTGGATAGCTTCGGCACCCATCTTGGCAACGAATGATCCATAACCATACTCACGCAAGCGCTCACGGTATTCGCGCTCTGTCATGATAGACTTGTGCTCAAGTGGTGTATCCTTAGGATCAATCACCACATAAGCTGCAAAGTAGATAACTTCCTCGAGGGCACGAGGGCTCATATCAAGGGTCAAGCCCATACGGCTTGGAATCCCCTTGAAGTACCAGATGTGAGATACAGGAGCTTTCAACTCAATGTGCCCCATACGCTCACGACGAACTTTTGTACGCGTTACTTCAACCCCACAACGGTCACAAACAATTCCTCTGTAACGAATGCGTTTGTACTTACCACAAGCACATTCCCAGTCTTTTGTAGGACCAAAGATAACTTCATCAAATAGTCCTTCACGTTCTGGTTTCAAGGTACGGTAATTGATTGTTTCAGGTTTTTTGACTTCTCCATAAGACCATGAACGGACTTTGCTTGGAGAAGCTAGGGTGATTTGCATACTTTTAAAACGATTTACATCAACCACTATTTCTTCCCTTTCTATTCTAAGTGAACTGCTTATTCTTATTCAGCAGTTTCTTCTGTTGCTTCCGCTTTTGTTGCTTTCTCAGCTTCTTCAGCTTCAAAGGCTGCTTTAGCCTCTTGTGCTGCTTTTTCGCGGGCTTTTTCAAGGTCATCTACGTGGATGACATCTTCGTCCATTCCTTCATCCAAGTCACGAAGTTCCACTTCTTGATCATCTTCGTCAAGGACTCGCATGTCAAGACCAAGAGATTGCAATTCTTTGACAAGAACTCGGAAGGATTCTGGAACACCTGGTTTTGGAATTGGTTTTCCTTTTGTAATAGCTTCATAAGC from Streptococcus mitis NCTC 12261 harbors:
- the rpoC gene encoding DNA-directed RNA polymerase subunit beta' produces the protein MVDVNRFKSMQITLASPSKVRSWSYGEVKKPETINYRTLKPEREGLFDEVIFGPTKDWECACGKYKRIRYRGIVCDRCGVEVTRTKVRRERMGHIELKAPVSHIWYFKGIPSRMGLTLDMSPRALEEVIYFAAYVVIDPKDTPLEHKSIMTEREYRERLREYGYGSFVAKMGAEAIQDLLKQVDLEKEIAELKEELKTATGQKRVKAIRRLDVLDAFYKSGNKPEWMILNILPVIPPDLRPMLQLDGGRFASSDLNDLYRRVINRNNRLARLLELNAPGIIVQNEKRMLQEAVDALIDNGRRGRPITGPGSRPLKSLSHMLKGKQGRFRQNLLGKRVDFSGRSVIAVGPTLKMYQCGVPREMAIELFKPFVMREIVARDIVQNVKAAKRLVERGDERIWDILEEVIKEHPVLLNRAPTLHRLGIQAFEPVLIDGKALRLHPLVCEAYNADFDGDQMAIHVPLSEEAQAEARILMLAAEHILNPKDGKPVVTPSQDMVLGNYYLTMEEAGREGEGMVFKDRDEAVMAYRNGYVHLHSRVGIATDSLNKPWTEEQRHKVLLTTVGKILFNDIMPEGLPYLQEPNNANLTEGVPAKYFLPLGGDIKEAISKLELNPPFKKKNLGNIIAEIFKRFRTTETSALLDRMKNLGYHHSTLAGLTVGIADIPVVDDKAEIIEESHKRVEQITKQFRRGMITDDERYNAVTAEWRAAREKLEKRLIANQDPKNPIVMMMDSGARGNISNFSQLAGMRGLMAAPNGRIMELPILSNFREGLSVLEMFFSTHGARKGMTDTALKTADSGYLTRRLVDVAQDVIIREDDCGTDRGLLIRSIAEGKEMIESLEERLNGRYTKKTVKHPETGAVIIGSNELITEDKAREIVNAGVEEVTIRSVFTCNTRHGVCRHCYGINLATGDAVEVGEAVGTIAAQSIGEPGTQLTMRTFHTGGVASNTDITQGLPRVQEIFEARNPKGEAVITEVKGQVTAIEEDASTRTKKVFVKGETGEGEYVVPFTARMRVEVGDQVARGAALTEGSIQPKRLLAVRDVLSVETYLLGEVQKVYRSQGVEIGDKHIEVMVRQMIRKVRVMDPGDTDLLMGTLMDINDFTDANKDVLIAGGVPATGRPVLMGITKASLETNSFLSAASFQETTRVLTDAAIRGKKDHLLGLKENVIIGKIIPAGTGMARYRNLEPHAINEEEYLNPPVEEEGDEEITEVVVDTAVETVEETVE